In bacterium, the following proteins share a genomic window:
- a CDS encoding YIP1 family protein — MPDEEQVYSSPLGQYMDAVVSPGEAFRGLKTRPRWLVFFLITIAVSLATLPLLMPYSVTAQREALNEILRENRDVMPAEQVARLEEFRDQAGTGFMGEVFPYLVVPVSLFLYLLIASAGLNVGVGLTGEKLGFRNAVSIVSLASVAMAAGAVVTLVLVLVKGDVYVGTNLGLLFPRMPAEWYTRVLKGFASQIDIFSAWSVYLLTIGVHEVVGLSTKRSFRVVIILWLLWAVLMTALSYFGFGM, encoded by the coding sequence ATGCCCGACGAAGAACAGGTTTACTCGAGCCCCCTCGGCCAGTACATGGACGCGGTGGTGTCGCCCGGCGAGGCCTTCCGGGGCCTGAAAACCAGGCCGCGCTGGCTCGTTTTCTTCCTCATCACCATCGCCGTCTCACTGGCCACCCTCCCCCTCCTGATGCCCTACTCCGTGACGGCCCAGCGAGAGGCACTCAACGAAATTCTGCGTGAGAACCGGGACGTGATGCCCGCCGAGCAGGTAGCCCGGCTGGAGGAGTTCCGGGACCAGGCCGGCACCGGCTTCATGGGCGAGGTATTTCCCTACCTCGTGGTGCCCGTGTCGCTCTTCCTCTACCTCCTGATCGCCTCGGCGGGCCTGAACGTCGGTGTGGGGCTGACCGGGGAGAAGCTGGGCTTCCGCAACGCCGTCTCCATCGTTTCCCTGGCCTCGGTGGCGATGGCCGCGGGGGCGGTGGTTACGCTGGTTCTGGTGCTGGTGAAGGGCGACGTTTACGTGGGGACCAACCTGGGGCTCCTGTTCCCCCGGATGCCCGCGGAGTGGTACACGCGGGTCCTCAAGGGCTTCGCCTCCCAGATAGACATCTTCTCCGCCTGGAGCGTCTATCTGCTCACCATCGGTGTGCATGAGGTGGTCGGCCTCTCCACCAAGCGTTCGTTCCGTGTCGTCATCATCCTCTGGCTGCTCTGGGCGGTGCTTATGACGGCCCTGAGCTACTTCGGCTTCGGCATGTGA